The following coding sequences lie in one Miscanthus floridulus cultivar M001 chromosome 9, ASM1932011v1, whole genome shotgun sequence genomic window:
- the LOC136484083 gene encoding uncharacterized protein isoform X2 — protein MAPPEVDRDGPFRLCVQFSEFTAKLDDGCSVDVPWKSDEWVVDCRSYNLEMLKNDLKARVNWGSSQQPVVHEFDMSGGERKLLNDTDLFRAFSERMGDSKLFLFVDVEDKPTEVVTEVAASNVGHDNVIGPIDSSKEAFVSHAIDWDSMEIIPLGQDQIGAALPVMDEDAMYEFVGLRAEDERAEQSRMAATINLDDMDLQDTDMLVHDRVPGEDSALYDREDPPMEAGTIYASMNEFRAAVKQHAINGKFQLGTEKSCKDLFRGYCKAEGCPWSIVARLMPDKIQVRITLNKEQHFCPSTARLKTKMASYHWVAEKAIPILMKHPTMGAKKLQEELEDKYDITIGYGTVHMGFVIAGEKIHGTWEESFGYLFNFKAEIELRMPGSIVEIDVVNKEEGVFFHRFFCCLKPSIDGFLNGCRPFLSIDSTALNGRWSGHLPSATALDGHNWMFPVAFGFFDGESTDNWTWFMQQLQKAIGNPPHLAISSDACKGLENAVKNAYPWAEHRECFVHLMKNFSKRFQGPAFGRMYPAARTFQPEYHEYLMNKMYAVNKNVEPWLKANHKLKWMRSKFSEAIKCDHITNNVAEVWNNWVKDIKDLPIAELADTLRSKFMELYARRRRIGEKFEGHVMLPIVVRQLYAMSRQLGHLKIKEGGRDEAEVTEVTDSHKIIRHVVNIQNHTCTYREWQVSGKPCAHALLLITTHRNPKMEDYLDPYYSVYHFRLAYGGVIKPLPDKSQWVRVNPGFKVLPPLTKRDPGRQKKLRTPSCLENKGNKPRGKGMWQVQCKQCLGHGHRSTSPKCPLNGTKKRKSRAKKGKAGRPLGCSKGDASPSSSKRQKVQV, from the exons ATGGCTCCTCCAGA AGTCGATCGGGATGGCCCATTTAGGTTGTGTGTTCAGTTTTCTGAGTTCACTGCTAAGCTCGATGATGGTTGCTCTGTGGATGTGCCATGGAAATCTGATGAATGGGTTGTGGATTGCCGATCTTATAATTTGGAGATGCTAAAAAATGACTTGAAAGCTAGGGTCAATTGGGGAAGTAGCCAACAGCCTGTAGTACATGAGTTTGACATGAGTGGTGGAGAAAGGAAGTTGCTGAATGACACAGATCTGTTCCGTGCATTTTCTGAAAGGATGGGTGACAGTAAGTTGTTCTTGTTTGTTGATGTTGAGGACAAACCTACAGAAGTTGTAACAGAGGTAGCAGCAAGCAATGTGGGGCATGATAATGTCATTGGACCAATAGATTCAAGTAAGGAGGCATTTGTTTCTCATGCAATCGACTGGGACAGTATGGAGATTATTCCTCTTGGACAAGATCAAATTGGTGCCGCACTTCCTGTGATGGATGAAGATGCGATGTATGAGTTTGTTGGCCTCAGGGCAGAGGATGAGAGGGCTGAGCAATCTAGGATGGCGGCCACAATTAATCTTGATGATATGGACCTACAAGATACCGACATGTTGGTTCATGATCGTGTACCCGGTGAGGATTCTGCTTTATATGACAGAGAAGACCCTCCAATGGAAGCTGGAACCATATATGCTAGTATGAATGAATTCAGGGCTGCAGTAAAGCAGCATGCTATAAAtgggaaatttcaacttggaACTGAGAAATCTTGCAAAGATTTGTTCAGAGGGTACTGCAAAGCTGAGGGTTGTCCATGGTCTATTGTAGCAAGGTTGATGCCTGATAAAATCCAAGTCAGG ATTACATTGAATAAGGAACAACATTTTTGTCCATCTACTGCGAGACTGAAGACCAAGATGGCATCATACCATTGGGTAGCAGAGAAGGCAATCCCCATACTAATGAAGCATCCAACCATGGGTGCAAAAAAATTACAAGAAGAGCTGGAGGACAAATATGATATCACAATCGGGTATGGTACTGTACATATGGGTTTTGTTATAGCTGGAGAAAAAATTCATGGGACATGGGAAGAAAGTTTTGGTTATTTGTTCAACTTCAAGGCAGAGATTGAGCTCAGGATGCCAGGAAGTATTGTGGAGATCGATGTCGTGAATAAGGAGGAAGGTGTATTTTTCCACAGATTCTTTTGTTGTTTGAAACCAAGCATTGATGGTTTCCTAAATGGTTGTCGGCCATTTTTAAGTATTGACTCCACAGCTCTCAATGGTAGATGGAGTGGCCACTTACCATCAGCTACAGCACTTGATGGGCACAACTGGATGTTTCCAGTTGCATTTGGTTTTTTTGATGGTGAGAGTACTGATAATTGGACTTGGTTTATGCAGCAGCTGCAAAAGGCAATTGGGAATCCACCGCACCTAGCTATAAGTTCAGATGCTTGCAAGGGTCTAGAGAATGCAGTGAAGAATGCATACCCTTGGGCAGAGCATAGAGAATGTTTTgtccatctcatgaagaatttcaGTAAGAGGTTTCAAGGACCTGCATTTGGGAGAATGTATCCTGCAGCAAGGACTTTCCAACCAGAATACCATGAGTACTTGATGAACAAGATGTATGCTGTAAATAAAAATGTTGAGCCATGGTTGAAAGCCAATCACAAGTTGAAGTGGATGAGGAGCAAATTTTCAGAGGCAATAAAGTGTGATCATATCACTAATAATGTGGCTGAGGTTTGGAACAATTGGGTGAAGGACATCAAGGACCTTCCCATAGCTGAACTTGCTGACACTCTTAGGTCAAAGTTCATGGAGCTTTATGCAAGAAGGAGGAGAATTGGTGAGAAATTTGAAGGACATGTAATGCTGCCAATAGTTGTTCGCCAACTATATGCAATGAGTCGGCAGTTGGGtcacttgaaaataaaagaaGGTGGACGGGATGAAGCAGAGGTGACAGAGGTCACAGATTCCCATAAGATCATAAGACATGTGGTTAATATTCAGAATCACACATGTACCTATAGGGAGTGGCAAGTCTCAGGGAAACCTTGTGCACATGCTTTGCTTCTAATCACCACACATAGAAATCCTAAGATGGAAGATTACCTTGATCCATACTACTCTGTGTACCATTTTAGACTAGCCTATGGTGGTGTGATCAAACCACTACCTGATAAGTCCCAATGGGTACGTGTGAATCCTGGATTCAAAGTGTTGCCACCACTCACAAAGAGGGATCCTGGAAGACAAAAGAAACTGAGAACCCCTAGCTGCCTTGAGAACAAGGGAAATAAGCCCAGAGGCAAAGGCATGTGGCAGGTGCAGTGTAAACAATGCTTAGGTCATGGCCATAGATCAACATCCCCTAAGTGCCCTCTCAATGGAACAAAGAAGAG GAAGAGTCGAGCCAAGAAAGGAAAGGCAGGTAGGCCTCTTGGTTGTAGCAAAGGTGATGCATCTCCTAGTTCATCCAAAAGGCAGAAGGTTCAAGTGTAA
- the LOC136484083 gene encoding uncharacterized protein isoform X1: MAHSFRSSSPSVSMAPPEVDRDGPFRLCVQFSEFTAKLDDGCSVDVPWKSDEWVVDCRSYNLEMLKNDLKARVNWGSSQQPVVHEFDMSGGERKLLNDTDLFRAFSERMGDSKLFLFVDVEDKPTEVVTEVAASNVGHDNVIGPIDSSKEAFVSHAIDWDSMEIIPLGQDQIGAALPVMDEDAMYEFVGLRAEDERAEQSRMAATINLDDMDLQDTDMLVHDRVPGEDSALYDREDPPMEAGTIYASMNEFRAAVKQHAINGKFQLGTEKSCKDLFRGYCKAEGCPWSIVARLMPDKIQVRITLNKEQHFCPSTARLKTKMASYHWVAEKAIPILMKHPTMGAKKLQEELEDKYDITIGYGTVHMGFVIAGEKIHGTWEESFGYLFNFKAEIELRMPGSIVEIDVVNKEEGVFFHRFFCCLKPSIDGFLNGCRPFLSIDSTALNGRWSGHLPSATALDGHNWMFPVAFGFFDGESTDNWTWFMQQLQKAIGNPPHLAISSDACKGLENAVKNAYPWAEHRECFVHLMKNFSKRFQGPAFGRMYPAARTFQPEYHEYLMNKMYAVNKNVEPWLKANHKLKWMRSKFSEAIKCDHITNNVAEVWNNWVKDIKDLPIAELADTLRSKFMELYARRRRIGEKFEGHVMLPIVVRQLYAMSRQLGHLKIKEGGRDEAEVTEVTDSHKIIRHVVNIQNHTCTYREWQVSGKPCAHALLLITTHRNPKMEDYLDPYYSVYHFRLAYGGVIKPLPDKSQWVRVNPGFKVLPPLTKRDPGRQKKLRTPSCLENKGNKPRGKGMWQVQCKQCLGHGHRSTSPKCPLNGTKKRKSRAKKGKAGRPLGCSKGDASPSSSKRQKVQV; encoded by the exons ATGGCGCATTCCTTCAG GTCGTCCTCCCCCTCCGTCTCCATGGCTCCTCCAGA AGTCGATCGGGATGGCCCATTTAGGTTGTGTGTTCAGTTTTCTGAGTTCACTGCTAAGCTCGATGATGGTTGCTCTGTGGATGTGCCATGGAAATCTGATGAATGGGTTGTGGATTGCCGATCTTATAATTTGGAGATGCTAAAAAATGACTTGAAAGCTAGGGTCAATTGGGGAAGTAGCCAACAGCCTGTAGTACATGAGTTTGACATGAGTGGTGGAGAAAGGAAGTTGCTGAATGACACAGATCTGTTCCGTGCATTTTCTGAAAGGATGGGTGACAGTAAGTTGTTCTTGTTTGTTGATGTTGAGGACAAACCTACAGAAGTTGTAACAGAGGTAGCAGCAAGCAATGTGGGGCATGATAATGTCATTGGACCAATAGATTCAAGTAAGGAGGCATTTGTTTCTCATGCAATCGACTGGGACAGTATGGAGATTATTCCTCTTGGACAAGATCAAATTGGTGCCGCACTTCCTGTGATGGATGAAGATGCGATGTATGAGTTTGTTGGCCTCAGGGCAGAGGATGAGAGGGCTGAGCAATCTAGGATGGCGGCCACAATTAATCTTGATGATATGGACCTACAAGATACCGACATGTTGGTTCATGATCGTGTACCCGGTGAGGATTCTGCTTTATATGACAGAGAAGACCCTCCAATGGAAGCTGGAACCATATATGCTAGTATGAATGAATTCAGGGCTGCAGTAAAGCAGCATGCTATAAAtgggaaatttcaacttggaACTGAGAAATCTTGCAAAGATTTGTTCAGAGGGTACTGCAAAGCTGAGGGTTGTCCATGGTCTATTGTAGCAAGGTTGATGCCTGATAAAATCCAAGTCAGG ATTACATTGAATAAGGAACAACATTTTTGTCCATCTACTGCGAGACTGAAGACCAAGATGGCATCATACCATTGGGTAGCAGAGAAGGCAATCCCCATACTAATGAAGCATCCAACCATGGGTGCAAAAAAATTACAAGAAGAGCTGGAGGACAAATATGATATCACAATCGGGTATGGTACTGTACATATGGGTTTTGTTATAGCTGGAGAAAAAATTCATGGGACATGGGAAGAAAGTTTTGGTTATTTGTTCAACTTCAAGGCAGAGATTGAGCTCAGGATGCCAGGAAGTATTGTGGAGATCGATGTCGTGAATAAGGAGGAAGGTGTATTTTTCCACAGATTCTTTTGTTGTTTGAAACCAAGCATTGATGGTTTCCTAAATGGTTGTCGGCCATTTTTAAGTATTGACTCCACAGCTCTCAATGGTAGATGGAGTGGCCACTTACCATCAGCTACAGCACTTGATGGGCACAACTGGATGTTTCCAGTTGCATTTGGTTTTTTTGATGGTGAGAGTACTGATAATTGGACTTGGTTTATGCAGCAGCTGCAAAAGGCAATTGGGAATCCACCGCACCTAGCTATAAGTTCAGATGCTTGCAAGGGTCTAGAGAATGCAGTGAAGAATGCATACCCTTGGGCAGAGCATAGAGAATGTTTTgtccatctcatgaagaatttcaGTAAGAGGTTTCAAGGACCTGCATTTGGGAGAATGTATCCTGCAGCAAGGACTTTCCAACCAGAATACCATGAGTACTTGATGAACAAGATGTATGCTGTAAATAAAAATGTTGAGCCATGGTTGAAAGCCAATCACAAGTTGAAGTGGATGAGGAGCAAATTTTCAGAGGCAATAAAGTGTGATCATATCACTAATAATGTGGCTGAGGTTTGGAACAATTGGGTGAAGGACATCAAGGACCTTCCCATAGCTGAACTTGCTGACACTCTTAGGTCAAAGTTCATGGAGCTTTATGCAAGAAGGAGGAGAATTGGTGAGAAATTTGAAGGACATGTAATGCTGCCAATAGTTGTTCGCCAACTATATGCAATGAGTCGGCAGTTGGGtcacttgaaaataaaagaaGGTGGACGGGATGAAGCAGAGGTGACAGAGGTCACAGATTCCCATAAGATCATAAGACATGTGGTTAATATTCAGAATCACACATGTACCTATAGGGAGTGGCAAGTCTCAGGGAAACCTTGTGCACATGCTTTGCTTCTAATCACCACACATAGAAATCCTAAGATGGAAGATTACCTTGATCCATACTACTCTGTGTACCATTTTAGACTAGCCTATGGTGGTGTGATCAAACCACTACCTGATAAGTCCCAATGGGTACGTGTGAATCCTGGATTCAAAGTGTTGCCACCACTCACAAAGAGGGATCCTGGAAGACAAAAGAAACTGAGAACCCCTAGCTGCCTTGAGAACAAGGGAAATAAGCCCAGAGGCAAAGGCATGTGGCAGGTGCAGTGTAAACAATGCTTAGGTCATGGCCATAGATCAACATCCCCTAAGTGCCCTCTCAATGGAACAAAGAAGAG GAAGAGTCGAGCCAAGAAAGGAAAGGCAGGTAGGCCTCTTGGTTGTAGCAAAGGTGATGCATCTCCTAGTTCATCCAAAAGGCAGAAGGTTCAAGTGTAA